A window of Hevea brasiliensis isolate MT/VB/25A 57/8 chromosome 14, ASM3005281v1, whole genome shotgun sequence contains these coding sequences:
- the LOC110652481 gene encoding WAT1-related protein At1g25270 — translation MVMKICKWLHELKPVLLMVAVQFFFAGVNVLFKLATYDGMSSRVIVAYRFIFATLFLIPLALIFERKSRPKLTWTILFQAFLCGFFGGSLSQNLYFEGLVLTSATFATAMANLIPGFTFILAASFGLEKMGISTLAGKAKVAGMLMGIGGAMLLTFCKGAEIHIWSTHVNLMKLVTPHGGHVASSDGTRVLGCIFSMSSCISFSLWLIIQAKMSAKYPCPYSSTALMSTMAAIQSVVYTFCVEKDWSQWKLGWNIRLLTAAYAGIVVHGMMITLTIWCVRIKGPMFATIFYPLMLVFTALAGSLLLDEDLHLGSIMGATFIVCGLYAVLWGKDAEMKTSQLIPLKNSEEVETTNSTSKNDNGENLSSGKIHGKEEKDKGSEEKV, via the exons ATGGTGATGAAAATTTGCAAGTGGTTGCATGAGCTGAAGCCAGTGCTACTAATGGTGGCGGTTCAGTTCTTTTTTGCTGGAGTTAATGTATTATTCAAATTGGCAACCTATGATGGTATGAGCTCGAGGGTAATTGTTGCCTACAGATTCATTTTTGCCACTCTCTTCTTGATTCCTCTTGCTCTCATCTTTGAGAG gaAGAGCAGGCCTAAGCTTACATGGACAATACTGTTTCAAGCATTTCTCTGCGGCTTCTTTGG TGGATCATTGTCTCAAAACCTGTATTTTGAAGGTTTGGTGTTGACATCTGCAACATTTGCCACTGCCATGGCTAATCTTATACCAGGCTTCACTTTCATCTTGGCTGCTTCTTTTGG GCTGGAGAAGATGGGAATATCAACCCTAGCAGGAAAGGCAAAAGTGGCGGGAATGTTAATGGGAATCGGTGGAGCAATGCTGCTAACGTTTTGCAAAGGGGCAGAAATCCACATCTGGTCAACACATGTCAATCTGATGAAGCTTGTTACACCCCATGGAGGCCACGTGGCATCATCAGATGGCACTCGTGTATTGGGGTGTATATTTTCCATGAGCAGTTGCATCTCATTTTCTTTGTGGTTGATAATTCAGGCTAAAATGAGTGCAAAATATCCATGCCCTTACTCAAGCACAGCTTTGATGTCTACAATGGCAGCAATCCAATCTGTTGTTTATACCTTCTGCGTTGAGAAAGATTGGAGTCAATGGAAATTGGGCTGGAACATAAGGTTGCTTACTGCAGCCTATGCG GGAATAGTAGTGCATGGGATGATGATAACTTTGACCATATGGTGCGTGCGGATAAAGGGTCCAATGTTTGCTACAATTTTTTACCCTCTAATGCTTGTGTTTACTGCCCTGGCGGGATCTCTTCTACTTGATGAGGATTTACACCTTGGAAG CATAATGGGAGCGACTTTCATCGTGTGCGGGCTATACGCAGTGTTGTGGGGTAAAGATGCAGAGATGAAAACATCTCAACTCATTCCGCTGAAAAACTCTGAAGAAGTTGAAACTACAAATAGCACTAGTAAGAATGATAATGGCGAAAATTTATCATCAGGAAAGATACatggaaaagaagaaaaagacaaGGGAAGTGAAGAGAAGGTGTAG